In Haliscomenobacter hydrossis DSM 1100, the DNA window ACCGCAGGTGGATGGACTCAGTTACCCGGCCATGGCAGAAGATTTGCACGATTTTATGGAGCAAAACTGGATCCACAAAGCCCACATCTTGGGGCATTCCATGGGCGGCAAAGTGGCGATGGAGTTCGCGCTGACCTATCCAGATATGGTGGACAAACTCATCGTGGTGGATATTGCGCCCCGGCCTTATCGCCCCGGCCATGATGATATTTTTGCAGCCCTTTTTGCCGTTGACTTGAAGACCATTCAAAGCCGCCAGACTGCCGAAGAAATTCTGGAACGATACATCGATGAATGGGGCGTGCGGCAATTTCTGCTCAAAAACCTTTCCCGCATGAAAGAAGGGGGGTTTGAGTGGAAGATGAATTTGCCCGTGATTCACCGCGATTATGCCAATATTCTGGAGCCGCCCACGCAGGATGGCCCATTTGAAGGCCCAACTTTGTTTATTCGGGGTGAAAAATCGGGGTACGTGAAGGACGAAGACATCCTGGGGATTCAGGAGTTGTTTCCGCACAGTGCTTTGCGAACTATTCCTGACGCGGGCCATTGGGTACACGCCGATCAACCTGAAGTGTTGAAAGGGATCGTAATGGAATTTTTAGAAAAAAGGTGAAATTTCAGCAGCCGCCTGCGGCGGATTTATTATTTTTAACCACAAAGGCGCTAAGACACAAAGAGAGCGACACTCTAGCACTGCACGCTTCACTTATCATTATGTTTACAATAAATCCCCACATTGAATATGAACGATCAAAAATTATCAGACGAAGAAGAATACATTGGTAAAAAAATCGTCCATTCTGCATATTTGGTACATTCTACTCTAGGGCCAGGATTACTTGAAAAAATTTATGAAACCTGTCTCACTCATGAATTAACCAAAGCCGGATTAGTCGTTGAAAGGCAGGTAAATGTGCCCATAATATATGATAACATCGTTTTTGAAGAAGGGCTAAGATTAGACCTATTAGTCAACGGTACAGTTATAGTTGAACTCAAGGCCGCTGATGCCATTCACCCAATTTGGGAAGCCCAAATCATCAGTCAGCTCAAATTAACCGATTTAAACCTGGGATATTTGATCAATTTTAATGTGCCTCTTATCAAAAATGGTATCAGAAGATTCCGGATTTAGTTCTTTTAGTCTTGTTTTCTTAGCGCCTTTGTGCCTTCGTGGTAAAAAAAAATCCGCCGCAGGCGGGGTGCTTAACTTATATGAAAAAAGCTAAAAACGATTAGTTCTTCTTTTTCTGGTAAAAATAAAGCCCCAAGCCCAGGGCCAATACTCCAATGCCTCCCCAAATCCAAATCATCGCAGTATGATTCTCCATCCGTACCACACTGTCTTCCCCAACATAGGTCAATGCCGCCCAGTAATAAGGCGTTTTTTGAAAAGTAGGAATAGCGGGATTGTTGAGGTAATCCTGTTTGGCCTGGTTTAGGGCAGCAGCTTTGCTCATGCCCTGGCGCAAGTGGGTATAAAATGATTGGAACAAAACAGAACTTGATGCTTCGTTGACCGACCACAAAGTGGCCACCAAACCCTTGGAGCCTGCGTAAGCAAAGGCACGAGCCAGACTCATTACCCCTTCACCATCGCGCCATTCACCCAATCCACTTTGGCAGGCACTCAAACAAATCAAATCGGCGTGCAGCGGTAAGGCGTAGATGTCGGACAAAAAAGCCCGCCGCTCGTAAAATTCTACCCCTGCTGCATTGCGCACACTGTCTGCCGAGGCATGGGTAGCCAAATGGAGAATGCTGTAATGAGGGGCTTTTTTGGCAAAATGTTGCCAAGTAGCTTCGGTGTTGAAAAATGCTTTTTTGGCAATGCCTTTGATTTGTTGGACCTCGGCTTTGCTTTTGCTCAATGGAGCCAGCCCCCTTTCGGCCTTTGTGAATTCGGGTGCGATGGCCAACAAACGCGAACGCTGCGGAGGCTGCAAATCCTGTTGTGACAACAAAACCCCCAGCGAATACCCATATTGAATGGTGATCTTGTGGCACCAATAAGGCACTTGCGACCATCGGGTTGCAGTTTTTTTTCCCTCCACCAATGTTTCAAACGGCAAGGTGCTGAGCCAGGCGTCCGGGATCAGTACAACCGACCTGGTCTGAACAGGAATACTGCCATCAGGAAGCAGCAGCTCGAAAAGTTGTTGCGAAAATTGTTGGTATGCCTGCAGATCCCCGCCAGTTTTATCCTGAATCCATTCCCGCATTTTACGAACTTGGGTACTCAACCTTGCGGAAGAGCCAATTTTTACCCACTTTAATTGGCCTTGAGCGGGCATGCTAAACAGGTAAGTTTGCGCCTCACCTGCAAAGTATTCTAGGGCCAGCGATCCGTTTTTTTGCAGCAAGCGTTGGCGGATTTTTTCTAAATCAAGTTCAGACAATTGTTGTTTGTAACGGGCATAAGCCGGATATTTTTTGGCCAACTGAATTTTCAACTCCGCCAGGTCATCCCGAGTTTGATTGGCTTGTCGTTGGTAGTTTTGTGCCAGGATGGCGTCATTGGCATTGAGCGCAGCACCATCAAACCAGGCAATTTGTTTTTTAAGGCGCACTTCTTTTAGCAGCAAAGTATCGCCCCGATCCATGGCTTGTTTCAAGCGGTTTTCTTGCACAGCTTCAAGTAAAACGGCTGCTTTGTTTTGTTCTACCATGGTCCAGGCAGCGCGGATGGTTTTTGGGTCTTGGTTTTTTTGGTACAGTTCAAAGGCAATGGCCAGGGCGGCTTCCATACGTTTACGGCTGTAAGCCAAAAGACTGAGTTTAGAAGATTCAAATTGTAGGGTATGGCGTAGGGAAAGTTCAACTTGTTGGGCCAATTGATGACAAGAAAAAGCACTTGTCAAATAGTTGAGCCGCTGATTTTGTTGGTACAATTGCGCCAGGGCATCGGCCTTTCCAGCCAGTGCTTCGTAAATGGTGTTTTCTTCGTAGAGTTGTTTAGCGTTGGGCAAATCAGTGGGTATTTTGGGCTTAAACCCGGGAATAACCGCCTGTAACGCCGCATCAAAATAACGGATGGCTTGTTCGGGATGGCCTTTTTTTAAAAATAGATAAGCGTATTCGACGTTGATTTTGCCGTATTCGCGGTGCTGGATGCCGTATACCTTACGGACCAGTTGTAGTGCACGGGCAAGGGCGGCTTCGGCGGGGGCATACGCTCCTGCCTCGCGCTGCATTACTCCTTGTAAGGCGTAAGCACCCGCCAGATAATCCAGCACATCAGCCTCTTTTTCGGGAATAGCTTCGAGTGTTTTTAAGGATTTTTTCAACAAAAGAGCAGCTTTTACATTTTCGCCCAATTCAAACTGACTGCGAGCCTCGCTCAACCAAAGCAAACCTTTTTGCATGTCTTCCAGGGAACCGAGTTGTAGTCCTTTGGCAAAATAGCCCAGCGCTTCCTGGTTGCGGCCCTCGTTCCAATAGGTAAGCCCGAGATTGTTGTACAAACCCGCCAAACTTTCCGGACTGGCTTCTTTAAAAGCTCTTTCGTACAACACCCGGGCTTTTTCGTTTTCTCCCAAACGGGTATAATGGGCAATCAGGGGTTTGTACAAATATTCCACCATGTCTGGAAAGGTATAGCGGCGGTGCCAACGCAGGGCTTCTTCATAGGCTTGTACCGATTCGAGTACTTTACCCAGTTGGAAGAGGTAGTCGGCCCGACTGAGTTGGACCCAGAGGAGTTCTTCGGCTTCGGCTGCATTCTTGGGGGCGCGCCAAAGGCTGCGCAGGGTCTCGTCCAGAATGGCTAGGGCGACG includes these proteins:
- a CDS encoding alpha/beta fold hydrolase, with the protein product MELNYKSLGQGEPLIILHGLFGTLDNWQTLAKSWAEHYLVYLVDLRNHGRSPQVDGLSYPAMAEDLHDFMEQNWIHKAHILGHSMGGKVAMEFALTYPDMVDKLIVVDIAPRPYRPGHDDIFAALFAVDLKTIQSRQTAEEILERYIDEWGVRQFLLKNLSRMKEGGFEWKMNLPVIHRDYANILEPPTQDGPFEGPTLFIRGEKSGYVKDEDILGIQELFPHSALRTIPDAGHWVHADQPEVLKGIVMEFLEKR
- a CDS encoding GxxExxY protein, with the protein product MNDQKLSDEEEYIGKKIVHSAYLVHSTLGPGLLEKIYETCLTHELTKAGLVVERQVNVPIIYDNIVFEEGLRLDLLVNGTVIVELKAADAIHPIWEAQIISQLKLTDLNLGYLINFNVPLIKNGIRRFRI
- a CDS encoding CHAT domain-containing protein; the protein is MFFRRHLFLLAFIFLSFHPSPRQDSLELFRSRNQLADYLRFNWDRQNELDTPAVALAILDETLRSLWRAPKNAAEAEELLWVQLSRADYLFQLGKVLESVQAYEEALRWHRRYTFPDMVEYLYKPLIAHYTRLGENEKARVLYERAFKEASPESLAGLYNNLGLTYWNEGRNQEALGYFAKGLQLGSLEDMQKGLLWLSEARSQFELGENVKAALLLKKSLKTLEAIPEKEADVLDYLAGAYALQGVMQREAGAYAPAEAALARALQLVRKVYGIQHREYGKINVEYAYLFLKKGHPEQAIRYFDAALQAVIPGFKPKIPTDLPNAKQLYEENTIYEALAGKADALAQLYQQNQRLNYLTSAFSCHQLAQQVELSLRHTLQFESSKLSLLAYSRKRMEAALAIAFELYQKNQDPKTIRAAWTMVEQNKAAVLLEAVQENRLKQAMDRGDTLLLKEVRLKKQIAWFDGAALNANDAILAQNYQRQANQTRDDLAELKIQLAKKYPAYARYKQQLSELDLEKIRQRLLQKNGSLALEYFAGEAQTYLFSMPAQGQLKWVKIGSSARLSTQVRKMREWIQDKTGGDLQAYQQFSQQLFELLLPDGSIPVQTRSVVLIPDAWLSTLPFETLVEGKKTATRWSQVPYWCHKITIQYGYSLGVLLSQQDLQPPQRSRLLAIAPEFTKAERGLAPLSKSKAEVQQIKGIAKKAFFNTEATWQHFAKKAPHYSILHLATHASADSVRNAAGVEFYERRAFLSDIYALPLHADLICLSACQSGLGEWRDGEGVMSLARAFAYAGSKGLVATLWSVNEASSSVLFQSFYTHLRQGMSKAAALNQAKQDYLNNPAIPTFQKTPYYWAALTYVGEDSVVRMENHTAMIWIWGGIGVLALGLGLYFYQKKKN